One stretch of Methylococcus capsulatus DNA includes these proteins:
- a CDS encoding N-acetylmuramoyl-L-alanine amidase, which translates to MLKQWIGCRVDNFTHSWRGNKPLAVVIHGYSGMETAQVLFANPRSSESCHYLVAAGGRIHQHADEADTAYHAGLVINPAWVLYRRGFNPNLMTIGVATAVGPDENWSEEIYDATAELIWEKAA; encoded by the coding sequence ATGCTCAAACAATGGATCGGCTGCCGCGTCGATAACTTCACCCACAGCTGGCGTGGCAATAAACCTCTGGCCGTTGTCATCCATGGCTACTCAGGCATGGAAACCGCCCAGGTTCTGTTCGCCAATCCCAGGTCCAGCGAATCCTGTCACTACCTCGTGGCTGCTGGCGGCCGGATCCATCAGCACGCCGACGAAGCGGACACGGCCTATCATGCCGGCCTGGTCATCAACCCCGCTTGGGTGCTGTATCGCCGTGGGTTCAATCCCAACCTCATGACGATAGGCGTCGCAACCGCCGTCGGCCCGGACGAAAACTGGTCCGAGGAAATATACGACGCCACGGCGGAACTGATATGGGAGAAAGCGGCATAG